A genomic segment from Salvia splendens isolate huo1 chromosome 13, SspV2, whole genome shotgun sequence encodes:
- the LOC121760494 gene encoding uncharacterized protein LOC121760494, with translation MDDQGTSGISHAGAGEMLGLHSSNAGAGETCKGSPSLVQDVQHGQEQAASDNKEQGDESKLNGRLTVGENDKKVKETETKESKSSIPNDMPPPPYLFTRKKRMRQEKSFEWMMNVIRKVNVDISLVDLFPNFPKFSKFFKDMMANKEKLQEEGIVALSMNCSHLISGIIPCEIGNTIFTKCLLDQGSRISLMALKTARAIGLEKRMKPIDITLQLADHSIVKSTGIVEDVLLKIDKFIIPIDFIGLDMPEDKEVPILFGRPFLAMRYVLLGAKDNSVTFRINVEQLTINVEKAMKHPTDANACFRVDVLDKCIFDKSCYSARIEGSVFEKGSLERDCGSTFKMSIDDMDGEQVDQSSSEKLVMIDTCVTDLRPSIEVPPKLELKPLPNNVKYAF, from the coding sequence ATGGACGACCAAGGTACTTCTGGCATCTCGCATGCAGGGGCCGGCgagatgttaggcttgcattcctcgAACGCAGGGGCGGGCGAGACATGTAAGGGAAGTCCCTCGTTGGTGCAAGATGTccaacatggtcaagaacaggctgcatcCGACAACAAGGAACAGGGCGATGAATCAAAGTTAAATGGAAGACTTACAGTAGGAGAAAATGACAAAAAGGTCAAAGAGACAGAAACTAAGGAAAGCAAGTCCAGTATTCCTAACGACATGCCACCGCCTCCATATCTATTCACAAGAAAGAAGCGGATGAGACAAGAAAAGAGTTTtgagtggatgatgaatgtgattAGAAAGGTGAATGTAGACATCTCATTGGTGGATCTTTTCCCCAATTTCCCGAAATTTTCAAAGTTCTTCAAAGACATGATGGCGAACAAGGAGAAACTTCAGGAGGAGGGGATTGTGGCAttgagcatgaattgctcaCATTTGATATCAGGAATCATACCATGTGAAATTGGTAACACGATTTTCACAAAGTGTTTATTGGACCAAGGTTCACGGATCTCACTGATGGCATTGAAAACTGCTCGTGCCATTGGTTTGGAGAAAAGAATGAAGCCTATCGACATCACTCTACAATTGGCTGATCACTCCATAGTGAAGTCCACTGGAATTGTTGAGGATGTCTTGCTTAAAATCGATAAGTTCATCATTCCCATTGATTTTATTGGGCTCGACATGCCCGAAGATAAAGAAGTGCCAATTTTGTTTGGTAGACCATTTCTTGCAATGAGATATGTATTGCTTGGAGCAAAGGATAACTCTGTTACATTCAGAATTAATGTTGAGCAACTGACCATCAATGTTGAGAAGGCGATGAAACATCCTACTGATGCAAATGCATGTTTTCGAGTTGATGTCTTAGACAAATGCATCTTTGATAAGTCGTGCTATTCTGCTAGAATTGAAGGAAGTGTGTTTGAAAAGGGAAGTCTAGAAAGAGACTGTGGCTCCACGTTTAAGATGAGTATTGATGACATGGATGGAGAACAAGTTGATCAATCGAGCTCTGAGAAACTAGTTATGATTGACACATGTGTTACAGATTTGAGACCATCTATTGAAGTGCCTCCCAAGCTAGAGTTGAAACCACTCCCAAACAATGTCAAGTACGCATTCTAG